One window of the Desulfovibrio sp. genome contains the following:
- a CDS encoding BMP family ABC transporter substrate-binding protein codes for MPTLRVANLLLALMLFACLAAFLPATTTAATDTDASKPQAPLRVALLLETPTGDNDWNDSLVEGLRQAEQNLGVKPTVVVAQPGHDEAALQEMFRTAAASNDLVLVASSGLHEVLRNNAANYRRTMFGCIDAGVRAPNIMSVTFADEQAAYLAGAAAAMAARQTALPGMRGGKVIGWITGEDCPAMRSLLGGFTEGVRVIDPEMRVVNVVTGSFANAEAGRTAARNLLDQGADVLVLASGMGNGPALQEVKARNAYAVGLNTSKDAQLPGHVITSILKHPDKAVYEIVAAAAAGKFAGKEILVRDLQNGGVDITDMAAFKAAAGKNAPPDIDRRLRELRGEILSGGVRLKSLRERTLCDCL; via the coding sequence ATGCCCACACTGCGCGTTGCCAACCTCCTGCTGGCCCTTATGCTTTTTGCCTGTCTTGCGGCTTTTTTGCCCGCCACAACCACCGCCGCCACAGATACGGACGCCAGCAAGCCGCAAGCACCGCTGCGCGTGGCCTTGCTGCTTGAAACTCCCACGGGCGACAACGACTGGAACGACAGTCTTGTGGAAGGCCTGCGGCAGGCCGAGCAGAATCTGGGCGTAAAACCCACGGTGGTGGTGGCCCAGCCGGGGCATGACGAAGCAGCCCTGCAGGAAATGTTTCGCACAGCAGCGGCCAGCAACGATCTGGTACTGGTGGCTTCCAGCGGCCTGCACGAGGTGCTGCGCAATAATGCCGCCAACTACCGCCGCACCATGTTTGGCTGCATCGACGCAGGAGTGCGCGCCCCCAACATCATGTCAGTAACCTTTGCTGACGAGCAGGCGGCCTACCTTGCTGGTGCCGCTGCTGCCATGGCGGCCCGACAGACTGCCCTTCCTGGCATGCGCGGCGGCAAGGTGATCGGCTGGATCACCGGCGAGGACTGCCCCGCCATGCGCTCGCTGCTGGGTGGCTTTACCGAAGGTGTGCGGGTTATCGACCCCGAAATGCGCGTGGTGAATGTGGTAACCGGCTCGTTCGCCAATGCAGAGGCTGGCCGCACGGCCGCGCGCAACCTGCTTGATCAGGGCGCGGACGTGCTGGTGCTGGCCAGCGGCATGGGCAACGGCCCTGCCCTGCAGGAAGTAAAAGCGCGCAATGCCTACGCCGTGGGCCTCAATACGAGCAAGGATGCCCAGCTGCCCGGCCATGTGATCACCTCTATCCTCAAGCATCCAGACAAGGCAGTTTATGAGATTGTGGCTGCGGCGGCTGCGGGCAAGTTTGCGGGCAAGGAAATTCTGGTGCGCGACCTGCAAAACGGCGGCGTGGATATTACAGACATGGCTGCTTTCAAGGCTGCTGCTGGCAAAAATGCCCCTCCGGATATTGACCGCCGGCTGCGCGAGCTGCGCGGCGAAATTCTGAGCGGCGGAGTGCGCCTCAAATCACTGCGCGAACGCACACTGTGCGACTGCCTGTAA
- the ald gene encoding alanine dehydrogenase codes for MIIGVTKEIKADEYRVGITPAGVKALTDHGHKVLVESGAGLGSRIGDDEFAKAGASMLPVAEVWAKAEMIMKVKEPLPSEYKYFRPGLLLFTYLHLAADEELTDALLKSGVVGLAYETVQPQDRSLPLLAPMSEVAGRMAVQMGSYILTKQAGGAGMLLGGVAGVQRARVAIVGGGTVGTEAAKMAMGLGAEVTILDNNLNRLRYLGDIFSSRVQTLASNEYNIAGAVKESDLVIGSVLIPGAMAPKLVTEAMIKTMRPGSVVVDVAIDQGGSFETTAGRPTTHHEPTFEKYGVIHYSVANIPGAVPVTSTYALTNATLPFAVELADKGWKNACRDNIALERGLNTVNGQCTFAGVAEAFGLPCVSTAQILR; via the coding sequence ATGATTATTGGCGTCACCAAGGAGATCAAGGCCGATGAATACCGCGTGGGCATCACCCCGGCGGGTGTGAAGGCTTTAACCGATCACGGGCACAAGGTTCTGGTGGAAAGTGGTGCGGGGCTTGGCAGCCGCATTGGTGATGACGAGTTCGCCAAGGCTGGCGCAAGCATGCTGCCCGTGGCGGAGGTATGGGCCAAGGCTGAAATGATCATGAAGGTCAAGGAGCCCCTGCCCAGCGAATACAAATATTTCCGCCCCGGCCTGCTGCTGTTTACCTACCTGCATCTGGCTGCCGACGAGGAACTGACCGACGCCCTGCTCAAGTCGGGCGTTGTGGGCCTTGCCTACGAAACCGTACAGCCGCAGGACCGCAGCCTGCCCCTGCTGGCCCCCATGTCTGAAGTGGCTGGCCGCATGGCCGTGCAGATGGGCTCGTATATTCTGACCAAACAGGCTGGCGGCGCTGGCATGCTGCTGGGCGGCGTGGCTGGCGTGCAGCGCGCCCGCGTTGCCATTGTGGGCGGCGGCACGGTGGGTACCGAAGCTGCCAAGATGGCCATGGGCCTTGGTGCCGAAGTGACCATCCTCGACAACAATCTGAACCGCCTGCGCTATCTTGGCGACATTTTTTCCTCGCGCGTGCAGACCCTTGCCTCCAACGAATACAACATCGCCGGGGCCGTCAAGGAATCCGATCTCGTGATCGGCTCCGTGCTCATTCCCGGCGCCATGGCCCCCAAACTGGTGACGGAAGCCATGATCAAGACCATGCGCCCCGGCAGCGTGGTAGTGGACGTGGCCATTGACCAGGGTGGTTCTTTTGAAACCACAGCGGGCAGGCCCACCACCCACCACGAACCCACCTTTGAAAAGTACGGCGTCATCCATTACTCCGTTGCCAACATTCCCGGGGCCGTGCCGGTTACCTCCACCTATGCCCTGACCAACGCCACCCTGCCCTTTGCGGTGGAGCTGGCGGACAAAGGCTGGAAAAACGCCTGCCGTGACAATATCGCTCTTGAGCGTGGTCTCAACACGGTCAACGGCCAGTGCACCTTTGCCGGTGTGGCCGAAGCCTTTGGCCTGCCCTGCGTTTCTACAGCGCAGATTCTGCGCTAG
- a CDS encoding bifunctional methionine sulfoxide reductase B/A protein gives MQKNYPMPPLSGLEADVLLRKATEAPYTGEYLNNHAAGTYICRQCGMPLYHSDDKFESGCGWPSFDKEVAGAVRRVPDADGRRVEITCANCGGHLGHVFEGEGFTERNTRHCVNSLSMKFAPAGSDEEKAALTRLANKASAVSPSGTAGSGAAATTPSATQTSAAGGCTATAVVAGGCFWGVEDAFQKIAGVCEAVSGYTGGHTVNPSYEDVCRGDTGHAEAVLVRFDPTRVSYEQILRRFFEIHDPTQLNRQGPDWGEQYRSAVFYENAEQKAVAQKLVARLKELGYKVVTQIEPAGPFYAAEDYHQDFTRRTGRGACHMSVPRFSQRADGTPVESGSGLKKP, from the coding sequence ATGCAAAAAAACTATCCCATGCCGCCGCTCTCAGGTCTTGAGGCCGATGTGCTGCTGCGCAAGGCCACAGAAGCGCCCTACACGGGCGAATATCTGAACAATCACGCGGCAGGAACCTATATATGCCGCCAGTGCGGCATGCCGCTCTATCATTCGGATGACAAGTTTGAATCAGGCTGCGGCTGGCCCAGCTTTGACAAGGAAGTTGCAGGCGCTGTGCGCCGCGTGCCCGATGCCGATGGTCGCAGGGTAGAGATAACCTGCGCCAACTGCGGCGGACATCTGGGGCATGTATTTGAAGGCGAGGGTTTTACTGAGCGGAACACGCGCCACTGCGTCAACTCGCTTTCCATGAAGTTTGCCCCGGCGGGCAGCGATGAAGAAAAAGCCGCTCTGACCCGGCTGGCAAACAAGGCCTCTGCCGTCTCTCCTTCTGGTACAGCTGGTTCTGGCGCTGCCGCTACTACACCCTCTGCTACCCAAACCTCGGCTGCGGGCGGCTGCACTGCCACGGCAGTTGTGGCGGGCGGCTGCTTTTGGGGGGTGGAAGATGCTTTTCAGAAAATAGCGGGCGTGTGCGAGGCTGTCTCGGGCTACACGGGCGGGCATACGGTCAATCCCAGTTACGAGGACGTCTGCCGGGGTGATACCGGCCATGCGGAGGCCGTGCTGGTGCGTTTTGACCCCACCCGGGTTTCGTACGAGCAGATTTTGCGGCGTTTTTTTGAAATTCACGACCCTACCCAGTTGAACAGGCAGGGGCCAGACTGGGGTGAGCAGTATCGCTCGGCAGTGTTTTATGAAAACGCCGAGCAAAAGGCTGTGGCCCAAAAACTGGTGGCCCGTCTTAAAGAGCTTGGTTACAAGGTGGTCACCCAGATCGAGCCCGCCGGGCCTTTTTATGCGGCAGAAGATTACCATCAGGATTTTACCCGCCGCACGGGCCGGGGCGCGTGCCACATGTCTGTGCCGCGTTTTTCGCAGCGGGCAGACGGAACCCCCGTTGAGTCTGGCAGCGGTTTGAAAAAGCCGTAG
- the galE gene encoding UDP-glucose 4-epimerase GalE, giving the protein MAVLVCGGAGYIGSHNVRALLERGEIPVVLDNFLTGHRASVPQGVRLYTGDMRDPALLDAVFTEQPIEAVLHFAACSLVGESMEQPLRYFQNNIHGMMVLLEAMVRHHVDKIVFSSTASVYGEPDAVPIPETAPLRPTNPYGESKLAMERMMHWVGRAHGIRSVILRYFNVAGAWAQGEIGEDHRPESHLIPIILQVPLGKRPHITIFGDDYPTPDGTCIRDYLDVVELADAHMRAVDYLRAGGASEVCNLGNGTGFSVRQMVEAAQRVTGREISVSIGERRPGDPARLVASAQRAHDVLGWTARADIDSIIASAWTWHSCHPDGFDE; this is encoded by the coding sequence ATGGCTGTTCTGGTTTGCGGTGGTGCTGGGTATATCGGTTCGCACAATGTGCGTGCCCTGCTTGAGCGTGGCGAAATACCGGTGGTGCTCGACAATTTTCTTACTGGCCACCGGGCATCCGTGCCGCAGGGTGTGCGCCTGTACACCGGCGATATGCGCGATCCTGCCCTGCTTGATGCCGTGTTTACCGAGCAGCCCATTGAGGCTGTGCTGCACTTTGCCGCCTGCTCGCTGGTGGGCGAAAGCATGGAGCAGCCGCTCAGGTATTTTCAGAACAATATCCACGGCATGATGGTGCTGCTTGAGGCCATGGTTCGACATCATGTGGACAAGATCGTGTTTTCGTCCACCGCCTCTGTATACGGCGAACCCGATGCCGTGCCCATTCCTGAAACCGCGCCCCTGCGGCCCACCAACCCCTATGGAGAAAGCAAGCTTGCCATGGAGCGCATGATGCACTGGGTGGGCAGGGCGCACGGCATCAGGTCTGTTATTCTGCGCTATTTCAATGTTGCTGGCGCCTGGGCGCAGGGCGAAATTGGCGAAGATCACAGGCCGGAAAGTCACCTGATTCCCATTATTCTTCAGGTTCCGCTGGGCAAAAGGCCGCACATCACAATTTTTGGCGACGATTACCCAACGCCCGATGGCACGTGTATCCGCGATTACCTCGATGTTGTGGAACTGGCCGATGCCCACATGCGCGCGGTTGATTACCTGCGCGCTGGCGGCGCAAGCGAAGTGTGCAACCTTGGCAACGGTACGGGCTTTTCTGTGCGGCAAATGGTAGAAGCCGCACAGCGTGTTACCGGGCGCGAGATTTCGGTTTCCATTGGCGAGCGTCGCCCCGGCGATCCGGCGCGGCTCGTGGCCTCGGCCCAGCGTGCCCATGATGTGCTGGGGTGGACTGCCAGGGCTGACATCGACAGCATCATCGCCTCGGCTTGGACGTGGCATTCGTGCCACCCAGACGGCTTTGACGAGTAG
- a CDS encoding flavodoxin gives MSKVLIVFGSSTGNTESIAQKLEELIAAGGHEVTLLNAADASADNLAEGYDAVLFGCSAWGMEDLEMQDDFASIFEEFDRMKLAGRKVAAFASGDQEYEHFCGAVPAIEERAKELGAVIIADGLKMEGDASNDPEAVASFAEDVLKQL, from the coding sequence ATGAGCAAGGTACTGATCGTATTCGGTTCCAGCACCGGCAATACCGAAAGCATCGCCCAGAAGCTTGAGGAACTGATTGCAGCTGGCGGGCATGAAGTCACGCTGCTTAACGCAGCTGACGCCTCGGCGGATAATCTGGCAGAAGGTTATGATGCAGTCCTTTTTGGCTGCTCGGCCTGGGGCATGGAAGACCTGGAAATGCAGGACGACTTTGCCTCCATTTTTGAAGAATTTGACCGCATGAAGCTTGCCGGGCGCAAGGTGGCGGCCTTTGCCTCTGGCGATCAGGAATACGAACATTTTTGCGGCGCGGTGCCTGCCATTGAAGAACGCGCCAAGGAGCTCGGGGCTGTCATCATTGCTGACGGCCTGAAGATGGAAGGCGACGCCTCCAATGATCCTGAAGCAGTGGCCTCGTTTGCAGAGGACGTGCTAAAGCAGTTGTAA
- a CDS encoding radical SAM protein: MAAQHIEPHLVMADERGNIYDDPDLLMVCRRGAQWGLPRPDELIPLPEESEFFLLPGRQAVGLDPETGLIAPPDGEAQLAVAAFAAPGYTISAHPAYESGEKVPLLPLFAYGAVGYARGRFYICARRVDTEPRQIFSHISRGRIEQGARGLLRDYPKNRLIRHIMDNCVARYDCPAARNFALGRYEAPLPSSRSCNASCVGCISAQEKDSPIQATPQCRLAFTPSPEEIAEVMRIHSGRETRTPIYSFGQGCEGDPLMNPDLLVESVRQFRAGDGPGTVNCNTNASRTDAVIRLAEVGLTSMRVSLNSARAELYNRYYRPSGYSFDDVRASIREARSRGVWVSLNLLVFPGVTDTEEELDALAHLVGENGVSMIQWRNLNIDPEWYFKLMSGGEGQEKLELSPSMGLTSFMKRLKKLCPWLRYGYFNPYLGEKAELTAPMPGEWTMPAPRVREAAVPEDDTEDGEMDTVDMDAAESEAFRQE; the protein is encoded by the coding sequence ATGGCCGCGCAACACATTGAACCGCATCTTGTAATGGCAGACGAGCGCGGCAATATTTATGACGATCCTGATCTGCTCATGGTTTGCCGACGGGGAGCCCAGTGGGGGCTGCCGCGCCCGGATGAACTGATTCCCCTGCCGGAGGAGAGCGAATTTTTCCTGCTGCCGGGTCGTCAGGCCGTGGGGCTTGACCCGGAAACCGGCCTTATAGCCCCGCCAGATGGCGAAGCCCAGCTTGCCGTGGCGGCCTTTGCCGCGCCGGGCTACACAATATCGGCACACCCGGCTTACGAGAGCGGCGAAAAGGTTCCCTTGCTGCCCCTGTTTGCTTACGGGGCTGTTGGCTATGCCCGTGGGAGGTTTTATATCTGCGCCCGCCGGGTCGACACCGAGCCCCGCCAGATATTCAGCCACATCTCGCGCGGGCGAATCGAGCAGGGGGCACGCGGCCTGCTGCGCGATTACCCCAAGAACAGGCTTATCCGGCACATCATGGATAACTGCGTGGCGCGCTATGATTGCCCGGCAGCCCGCAATTTCGCCCTGGGCCGTTACGAGGCCCCGCTGCCGTCGTCGCGCTCGTGCAATGCCAGCTGTGTTGGCTGTATTTCTGCGCAGGAAAAGGATTCGCCCATTCAGGCAACCCCGCAGTGCCGCCTTGCCTTTACGCCCAGCCCAGAAGAAATTGCCGAGGTCATGCGCATCCACTCCGGGCGCGAAACCCGTACGCCCATCTATTCCTTTGGCCAGGGTTGCGAGGGTGACCCTCTCATGAATCCCGACCTGCTGGTAGAGAGCGTGCGGCAGTTCCGCGCGGGCGATGGCCCGGGCACGGTCAACTGCAATACCAACGCCTCGCGCACCGATGCCGTGATCCGCCTTGCCGAGGTTGGTCTCACCAGCATGCGGGTGAGCCTCAACAGCGCAAGGGCAGAGCTGTACAACCGTTATTACAGGCCCTCGGGCTATTCGTTTGACGACGTGCGCGCATCCATACGCGAGGCGCGCAGCCGCGGCGTGTGGGTTTCGCTCAACCTGCTGGTGTTTCCCGGCGTTACGGATACGGAAGAAGAACTCGACGCGCTTGCCCATCTGGTGGGCGAAAACGGCGTAAGCATGATTCAGTGGCGCAATCTCAACATTGACCCCGAATGGTACTTCAAGCTGATGAGCGGCGGCGAAGGACAGGAAAAGCTGGAGCTTTCACCCAGCATGGGGCTTACCTCGTTCATGAAGCGCCTCAAAAAACTCTGCCCCTGGCTGCGGTACGGCTACTTTAACCCCTACCTTGGCGAGAAGGCCGAGCTGACCGCGCCCATGCCGGGTGAATGGACCATGCCAGCCCCCCGTGTGCGCGAAGCCGCAGTTCCGGAAGACGACACCGAGGATGGTGAAATGGACACCGTTGATATGGATGCGGCAGAATCGGAGGCTTTTCGCCAAGAATAG
- a CDS encoding glycosyltransferase, with protein sequence MQRLLWIGSPFFSDALSSCGWDAVARHNFEHAAVFGWHDLVCIAGFEPDVLVVADKSRAPFVLGVEDFPCLTVFYSVDSHIHSWQPYYAQAFDACLVSLRDHQNRFAGAYLPAERVWWSPAFAWPYDGPEPDIAKDMDCVFVGTVNANLPQRAAFLERVGAQLPGLRVVTGAYRELYARARVVLNHCEHGDLNFRVFEAMGCGSCLVTPRIGHGLTDLFREGEHLRCYAADTCDSGACASVEAAADEAVAQVRHLLDHPAEAERMGRAALECIDNAHRAVHRAGSFSSAVRELLARDPHIVTRRRSKAGAVRKECLRLPYLHWAEALGATGLSEAYLAAARGEFGLAGQS encoded by the coding sequence ATGCAGCGGCTATTGTGGATAGGCAGTCCTTTTTTCAGTGATGCCCTTTCTTCCTGCGGCTGGGATGCAGTGGCCCGGCACAATTTTGAGCATGCGGCCGTATTTGGCTGGCATGATCTGGTGTGTATTGCCGGTTTTGAGCCAGACGTGCTGGTGGTGGCCGATAAAAGCCGCGCCCCCTTCGTGCTGGGGGTAGAGGACTTTCCCTGCCTCACCGTATTCTACAGTGTGGATTCTCACATCCATTCGTGGCAGCCATATTACGCGCAGGCATTCGATGCGTGTCTTGTTTCGCTGCGTGACCACCAGAACCGTTTTGCAGGTGCCTACCTGCCAGCGGAGAGGGTGTGGTGGTCGCCAGCCTTTGCCTGGCCCTATGACGGCCCGGAACCCGATATCGCGAAGGATATGGACTGTGTTTTTGTGGGCACGGTCAATGCCAACCTGCCACAGCGGGCCGCCTTTCTGGAAAGGGTGGGCGCGCAACTGCCGGGTTTGCGGGTTGTCACTGGTGCGTACCGTGAGCTGTACGCCCGCGCGCGGGTGGTGCTGAACCACTGCGAGCACGGTGATCTCAATTTCAGGGTCTTTGAGGCCATGGGATGCGGTAGCTGTCTTGTCACTCCGCGCATAGGCCACGGGCTGACCGATCTTTTTCGTGAGGGCGAGCATCTGCGTTGCTATGCGGCAGATACGTGCGATTCTGGCGCTTGCGCTTCGGTGGAGGCCGCTGCCGACGAGGCCGTGGCGCAGGTGCGCCACCTGCTTGATCACCCCGCTGAGGCAGAGCGCATGGGGCGGGCTGCGCTGGAATGCATTGACAATGCGCACAGAGCGGTACACCGTGCCGGGTCGTTCAGCAGCGCGGTGCGCGAACTGCTGGCCCGTGATCCGCATATTGTGACGCGCCGCCGCAGCAAGGCCGGGGCCGTGCGCAAGGAATGCCTGCGGCTGCCCTATCTGCACTGGGCAGAGGCGTTGGGCGCTACAGGTTTAAGCGAGGCCTATCTGGCAGCGGCCAGAGGGGAATTCGGGCTGGCCGGACAGAGCTGA
- a CDS encoding AsmA-like C-terminal region-containing protein, whose translation MPLNSSRFRLITRILLALLLTLSAMSAGVFWLLQRNPQALAEHYIEQIAASTGLTITVESVNVALLPLPSLAVSNASVQGKGLSFTVAYATLRPDFLALLRGELLPRNITLLRPQLQGQVPVALANSMLIPDDPAAEAAPGAGTGSAAENAAAMSVQTPDKTTGKTSVKATPKPQANHSATPGQPRSNAAQDSLPPPADGSTAPAPTTAPNTDAAPAASSAGGETSLHAWIAQLASGTGAQTSLLPGRFRLAISQGEVNLTGSDQTRLTATGLQCDIEAAEATRLQGNFFCATAVLQPEGQPASRIDHLTIEGKTNISAPLSSTPQLTAKGTLQLPIWLARLNFSLGLKADERSWSLTNDLEAELRKDEVLLPAHIIGTMGGRKGDSKTVYIESMRLLLGPDDVAVNGTLQLGGPDMFLVEGRLQIQRASLTEWLGFARNLAPGLQNALDELTLGSLDFSLDGKGLRVPRIDVTAAGSRFLGTGGVASWAKPELVLDLKAETVNLGRAIPESVGVLPAEPRYGHGPLTPMPGKPVVPGEVGLDYNIRLGATRVNYGPIVINDALVIIKQGLVDQVTHFEDTLLIVDGTLYGGTVKGDTILGGSPDTPYAIRLHMRDINGENLAKDLPVMPVSGGKLRGDVDIMSQGRELDVFLGKLRGTVTAKAERGQLRPPSNASPKASLGAVGFKTLDVSLKARTAAWDQGRLGLEGQWNATIADEGIDADVALNGRLWFSGDGSGGGNMDFQSLPGTLKANLSAEKSFPPEGLQAQVSGKFSCQAARNQLSVSDARANVLGADVSGSAQLGMGKDGLAWQGKISALIPDSTKSLRLLGAASPNVPQPLRRVELDTTFKGDTTSLSLTEFNAKVDQNAVSGSIGLDWRKELALRFKVSMPQLDLDRYMGDKGGSGDSSKPKKPVEGKPWDLRFMKAFSAEGEAQVGQLTVWKLHTQDLRLKVKMDNGNLRFESLGGKFYGSPLNTHGELHFNKGVAFASSLTIENFDLAAASRDRGGSSALGGQATIHSEMDADVTASGQIPARLNGKWRFSVHNGFYQSREKDGQLKGKPTRFDASGSSGTVTHGVAKSGDFYLKGQDITVTGGGWVDLNNDTLDCNFTVNMKNLPEFPLRMYGSLDNSKTSIGAGKLLLNTIGGLTMGVVDVLGSVVEGTWKLFR comes from the coding sequence ATGCCGCTTAACTCCAGCCGATTTCGCCTGATAACGCGCATATTACTGGCGCTCCTGCTCACCCTGTCGGCGATGTCGGCGGGGGTCTTCTGGCTGTTACAGCGCAATCCGCAGGCGCTGGCCGAACATTATATAGAACAGATCGCCGCCAGCACAGGTCTGACCATCACGGTGGAATCGGTCAACGTGGCTCTTTTGCCTCTGCCCTCACTGGCTGTCAGCAATGCCAGCGTGCAGGGCAAGGGGTTGAGTTTTACCGTTGCCTACGCCACGCTGAGGCCCGACTTTCTGGCCCTTTTGCGCGGTGAACTTCTGCCTCGCAACATCACCCTGCTCCGTCCCCAGTTACAGGGCCAGGTTCCTGTTGCGCTGGCAAACTCCATGCTGATTCCCGACGATCCCGCGGCGGAGGCCGCCCCCGGCGCAGGCACTGGCTCAGCGGCTGAAAACGCTGCGGCCATGTCCGTTCAAACGCCAGATAAAACCACGGGCAAAACTTCGGTCAAGGCCACACCCAAACCCCAGGCAAACCATTCGGCCACGCCGGGCCAGCCACGTTCAAATGCAGCGCAGGATTCTCTCCCGCCCCCTGCAGATGGGTCGACCGCTCCCGCGCCAACCACTGCGCCAAACACTGATGCAGCCCCTGCTGCCAGCTCTGCCGGGGGAGAAACGTCGCTGCATGCATGGATTGCCCAGCTTGCCTCCGGCACCGGCGCGCAGACCTCGCTGCTGCCGGGGCGTTTCCGGCTGGCCATTTCGCAGGGTGAGGTAAACCTGACCGGGTCAGACCAGACCCGCCTGACCGCCACGGGCCTGCAGTGCGATATCGAAGCAGCAGAAGCCACGCGCCTGCAAGGCAACTTTTTTTGCGCCACAGCCGTTCTACAGCCAGAGGGTCAACCCGCGTCGAGGATCGACCATCTGACCATCGAGGGCAAGACCAATATCTCCGCTCCCCTGTCCAGCACGCCCCAGCTGACAGCCAAGGGCACGCTGCAACTGCCCATCTGGCTGGCCCGTCTGAACTTTTCCCTGGGTCTCAAGGCGGACGAACGCAGCTGGAGCCTCACCAACGATCTGGAAGCAGAACTGCGCAAGGATGAAGTGTTGCTGCCTGCCCACATCATCGGCACGATGGGGGGCCGCAAGGGTGACAGCAAGACCGTCTACATTGAAAGCATGCGCCTGCTGCTTGGCCCCGACGATGTGGCCGTAAACGGCACTCTGCAGCTGGGCGGTCCAGACATGTTTCTTGTGGAAGGCCGCCTGCAAATACAACGGGCGAGCCTCACCGAATGGCTGGGCTTTGCCCGCAACCTTGCGCCGGGGCTGCAAAACGCACTCGACGAGCTGACTCTTGGCAGCCTTGATTTTTCGCTGGACGGCAAGGGCCTGCGCGTGCCGCGCATAGACGTTACCGCCGCAGGCAGCCGTTTTCTTGGAACCGGCGGCGTTGCCAGCTGGGCCAAGCCAGAACTGGTACTCGACCTCAAGGCCGAAACGGTCAATCTGGGCCGCGCCATTCCCGAATCAGTAGGCGTGCTGCCCGCAGAACCCCGCTACGGGCATGGCCCGCTCACGCCCATGCCGGGCAAACCCGTTGTACCGGGCGAGGTGGGGCTTGATTACAACATCCGCCTTGGTGCCACCCGCGTCAATTACGGCCCCATCGTCATCAATGACGCCCTTGTGATCATAAAACAGGGACTTGTTGACCAGGTCACACACTTTGAAGACACCCTGCTGATTGTGGACGGCACTCTCTACGGCGGCACGGTCAAGGGCGACACAATTCTGGGCGGCAGCCCCGATACTCCCTATGCCATCCGCCTGCACATGCGTGACATTAACGGTGAAAATCTGGCCAAAGACCTGCCCGTCATGCCCGTGAGCGGCGGCAAGCTGCGCGGCGATGTGGACATCATGAGCCAGGGCCGCGAACTCGACGTATTTCTGGGCAAGCTGCGCGGCACGGTAACCGCAAAAGCCGAGCGCGGCCAGTTGCGCCCACCGAGCAATGCATCACCCAAGGCATCGCTGGGTGCCGTGGGCTTTAAAACGCTTGATGTGAGCCTCAAGGCCCGCACGGCGGCATGGGATCAGGGCCGTTTGGGACTTGAGGGGCAGTGGAATGCCACCATTGCAGATGAAGGCATTGATGCCGATGTAGCTCTCAATGGCAGGCTGTGGTTCAGCGGCGACGGGTCGGGCGGCGGCAACATGGATTTTCAGAGCCTGCCCGGAACGCTCAAGGCCAACCTGAGCGCAGAAAAATCCTTCCCGCCCGAGGGCCTGCAGGCGCAGGTATCGGGCAAGTTCAGCTGTCAGGCAGCGCGCAACCAGCTTTCGGTCAGCGATGCGCGCGCCAACGTGCTGGGGGCAGATGTTTCTGGCTCTGCGCAGTTGGGCATGGGCAAGGATGGACTGGCCTGGCAGGGTAAAATTTCCGCCCTTATCCCCGATTCGACCAAATCCCTGCGACTGCTGGGCGCGGCCAGCCCCAATGTGCCGCAACCCTTACGCCGGGTGGAGCTGGACACAACTTTCAAGGGCGATACCACGTCGCTTTCGCTCACCGAATTCAACGCCAAGGTGGACCAGAACGCCGTTTCGGGTTCCATTGGGCTGGACTGGCGCAAGGAGCTTGCGCTGCGCTTCAAGGTAAGCATGCCCCAGCTGGATCTCGACCGCTATATGGGCGACAAGGGCGGCTCTGGCGACAGCTCCAAACCCAAGAAACCCGTTGAAGGCAAGCCCTGGGATCTGCGCTTCATGAAGGCATTTTCCGCCGAAGGCGAGGCACAGGTCGGCCAGCTTACCGTGTGGAAGCTGCACACCCAGGACCTGCGCCTCAAAGTGAAGATGGACAACGGCAACCTGCGGTTTGAAAGCCTTGGAGGCAAGTTTTACGGGTCACCGCTGAACACGCACGGCGAGCTGCACTTCAACAAGGGTGTAGCCTTTGCCAGCTCTCTTACCATTGAAAACTTTGACCTTGCTGCGGCCAGCAGGGACAGGGGCGGCAGCTCGGCCCTTGGCGGTCAGGCCACCATCCACTCAGAAATGGACGCGGACGTTACGGCATCGGGGCAGATACCCGCGCGACTCAACGGCAAATGGCGTTTCAGTGTGCACAACGGTTTTTACCAGTCGCGCGAAAAAGACGGCCAGCTCAAGGGCAAACCCACACGCTTTGATGCCTCGGGCAGTTCCGGCACCGTTACCCACGGTGTAGCCAAAAGTGGTGATTTTTATCTCAAGGGCCAGGATATTACCGTTACCGGCGGTGGCTGGGTCGACCTGAACAACGACACCCTCGACTGCAATTTTACCGTCAACATGAAGAAC